A genomic stretch from Candidatus Nitrotoga arctica includes:
- a CDS encoding response regulator produces MKKSHIRILIVDDDMVDRLACRRALAQCPDYEYVLTEAETGREGLQFAHAQKPDCILLDYHMPDMNGLEFLTELADDIGEIPVPVMMLTGADSAAVAVEAMRRGARDYLVKDVDRQYLELLPTVIQRVVRERQMLTEKKLTEDKLLQAEAKYRNLVEQIPAITYIAALDEDNRVLYISPQIKVLDFSSEQWLETPGIHLTQIHPEDRTRVLNELTKSRANGTPLRCEYRLVSRDGTVFWFRDEASVVRDESGRSLFLQGILVDITDSKQIEAELRQHRWRLEELVAKRTNELAEANKHLRQDIVERKRVQAELINAHAAAEKANLTKSNFLSSMSHELRTPLNAILGFAQLIEIGSPTPTPTQMARLKEILHGGWYLLELINEILDLATIESGNLALNLESVSLAEVISESQAMIEPQAQQHGIQLIFPKFDSPLTVKADRTRLKQALINLLSNAIKYNREQGTVEVKCVTGTSEYVRISVQDTGEGLPPEKLTQLFQPFNRLGQENGPIEGTGIGLAVTKQVVELMGGSIGVDSTVGVGSVFWFELISATEPQLALEGCKSQELPAKTYAGTQQYTVLYFEDNPINSSLIQELIEENRPDIHLLIASNGNLGIELACIHLPDVILMDIALPDMNGIEAMEILLKDPLTAHIPIVALSADAMPHHILKGMEAGFFRYICKPFELNEFMFVIDEALKFRKSSLASTSKTKEIEV; encoded by the coding sequence ATGAAAAAATCTCATATTCGCATACTGATAGTTGATGATGACATGGTGGACCGTTTAGCCTGTCGCCGCGCTCTAGCACAATGCCCGGATTACGAATATGTGCTAACAGAAGCCGAAACCGGACGAGAGGGGCTGCAGTTCGCTCATGCGCAAAAGCCGGACTGTATTTTGCTTGACTATCACATGCCGGACATGAATGGTTTAGAGTTTTTGACTGAGCTGGCCGACGACATAGGAGAGATTCCGGTTCCCGTGATGATGCTGACCGGCGCTGACAGCGCCGCAGTCGCGGTGGAGGCCATGAGGCGTGGCGCACGGGATTACTTGGTCAAGGATGTGGACCGGCAATATCTCGAATTGTTACCCACCGTCATCCAGCGCGTGGTGCGCGAGCGGCAGATGCTGACGGAAAAGAAACTGACGGAAGATAAGCTGCTCCAAGCCGAGGCCAAATACCGCAACCTGGTAGAGCAAATCCCGGCAATCACCTATATCGCCGCGCTAGACGAAGACAATCGAGTTCTTTACATTAGCCCACAAATCAAGGTGCTGGATTTTTCCTCGGAACAATGGCTGGAAACTCCAGGAATACATCTCACCCAGATTCATCCAGAAGACCGGACGCGCGTGTTAAATGAACTGACCAAGAGCCGCGCCAACGGCACTCCCCTGCGTTGTGAATATCGCCTGGTGTCCCGCGATGGAACAGTTTTTTGGTTTCGTGATGAAGCAAGCGTAGTGCGGGATGAATCGGGACGCTCGCTATTCCTTCAGGGTATTCTGGTTGATATCACTGACAGTAAACAGATTGAGGCTGAGCTGCGGCAACACCGCTGGCGCCTTGAGGAGCTGGTGGCAAAGCGCACCAATGAACTGGCGGAAGCGAATAAACATCTGCGTCAGGATATTGTGGAACGTAAGCGTGTTCAAGCAGAACTGATCAACGCCCATGCAGCAGCAGAAAAAGCCAATCTTACGAAATCGAATTTTCTTTCCAGCATGAGCCATGAATTGCGCACGCCGCTCAATGCCATTCTTGGTTTTGCCCAGTTGATAGAAATCGGCTCTCCTACGCCTACGCCCACTCAAATGGCAAGGCTTAAAGAGATTCTCCATGGAGGCTGGTATTTGCTGGAGCTGATCAACGAAATTCTGGATCTCGCGACAATTGAGTCCGGCAATCTTGCGCTGAACCTAGAGTCGGTATCTTTGGCTGAGGTTATATCCGAAAGTCAGGCTATGATCGAGCCTCAGGCACAGCAACATGGCATTCAGTTGATTTTTCCCAAGTTCGATAGCCCTTTGACTGTCAAGGCGGATCGGACTCGGTTAAAGCAGGCTTTGATCAACCTGCTATCCAACGCGATTAAATACAATCGCGAGCAGGGAACGGTCGAGGTGAAATGCGTCACGGGTACGTCGGAGTACGTTCGCATCAGCGTTCAGGATACGGGAGAGGGATTACCCCCAGAAAAATTGACGCAACTTTTCCAGCCATTCAATCGTCTTGGCCAAGAAAATGGGCCCATCGAAGGGACTGGCATTGGTCTGGCGGTGACCAAGCAAGTGGTCGAATTGATGGGAGGCTCAATCGGGGTGGACAGCACCGTCGGAGTGGGTAGTGTATTCTGGTTCGAACTAATCTCGGCTACGGAACCTCAACTTGCCCTGGAAGGATGCAAATCTCAGGAACTGCCTGCAAAAACCTATGCTGGCACCCAGCAGTACACCGTGCTCTATTTTGAAGATAATCCGATCAATTCATCCTTAATCCAAGAGCTTATTGAAGAGAATCGTCCAGATATACACTTGTTGATTGCGAGTAACGGCAACCTGGGTATCGAGCTGGCATGTATTCATTTACCAGATGTGATTCTGATGGATATCGCCTTGCCTGATATGAACGGTATCGAAGCCATGGAGATTCTACTCAAAGATCCGCTAACAGCGCACATCCCCATTGTTGCACTGAGCGCGGATGCCATGCCCCATCATATTTTGAAGGGAATGGAAGCAGGATTCTTTCGCTATATCTGCAAGCCCTTTGAACTCAATGAATTTATGTTTGTGATCGACGAGGCACTTAAATTTCGGAAAAGCAGCTTAGCCAGTACGAGTAAAACAAAAGAAATTGAGGTCTAA
- a CDS encoding response regulator, with protein sequence MRITNKPILLVEDDQVDTMTVIRALKDIHVTNPLIQQENGEDALNYLSDSNNEKPCIILLDLNMPIMNGIEFLQVLKHDDQLKGIPVVVLTTSEEQQDKVNSFNLGVAGYMAKPVDYLQFVEVMRSIDTYWTISEMP encoded by the coding sequence ATGAGAATTACCAACAAACCCATTCTTCTGGTGGAAGATGATCAAGTGGACACCATGACAGTTATCCGCGCGTTAAAAGATATTCACGTAACGAATCCGTTGATACAGCAAGAAAACGGCGAAGATGCTCTGAATTATTTGAGCGATTCTAACAACGAGAAACCATGCATTATCTTGCTTGACCTGAATATGCCTATCATGAACGGCATCGAGTTTTTGCAGGTATTGAAGCATGATGACCAGTTAAAAGGCATCCCGGTGGTTGTGTTGACTACGTCTGAAGAGCAACAGGACAAGGTGAACAGTTTTAACCTGGGCGTGGCCGGCTATATGGCAAAACCCGTGGATTACCTTCAATTTGTGGAAGTGATGCGTTCGATCGATACCTATTGGACCATCAGTGAGATGCCCTGA
- a CDS encoding Tar ligand binding domain-containing protein: MFKNLTIKTRLIFILSFLVVFLLGIEMLGLLGMSKANDGLKTVYEDRVIPLGQLGHIESLLQQSRLSIAVALVTPTPEVIDNNTATFEKNVKEINKTWEEYLATYLTPEEEKLADKFSQDRKKFITEGLIPAVAALRTHEIKEANQIVVEKVRPLYDLVKEDISALIDLQLDITKQEYRYQQNRYATIRNIFIALIIFVLALVVLISVAVTRVVFRPLEKAVEIARSVAAGDFTQQIEVRSADEIGQLLQALKEMNDSLVKTVGQLRDSETHVRAMLNNLIEGIITINEYGVIGTFNSAAERIFGYTEAEVVDKNVSMLMPAPYREAHDGYLARYLQTREKNIIGISREVVGLRKDGTTFPMELAVIETRQGERHIFTGSLRDISARKQAEEQRARLIHELESTHEELKSFAYVVSHDLKAPLRAISALAGWLSHDYSDKFDEEGKEHMRLLIKRVYRMDNLINGILQYSRVGQVKEKVIAVDLDQLVREVLDLLSPPANIVVSIDNTLPTVMAEPTRIEQVFQNLLSNAIKYMDKPQGEIRIACSSEDKQWKFIIADNGSGIELRHFERIFQLFQTLAPRDRVEGTGVGLSLVKKIVEMYGGKIWLESKVGEGSTFFFTLPKSVTTASSN, translated from the coding sequence ATGTTTAAAAATTTGACCATCAAAACACGCTTGATTTTCATTCTTTCTTTCTTGGTAGTCTTTCTGCTAGGAATCGAAATGCTGGGATTGTTGGGTATGAGCAAAGCTAACGACGGTCTGAAAACCGTTTATGAGGATCGCGTTATTCCGCTTGGCCAATTGGGGCATATTGAATCGCTCTTGCAGCAAAGCCGTCTCTCCATCGCGGTTGCTTTGGTGACACCCACACCTGAGGTCATTGACAACAACACTGCAACATTCGAAAAAAACGTCAAAGAGATTAACAAGACTTGGGAAGAGTACTTGGCGACGTATCTGACTCCAGAGGAGGAAAAGCTGGCTGATAAATTCTCCCAGGACCGCAAAAAATTCATCACTGAGGGTCTAATACCAGCAGTAGCCGCTTTGCGTACCCACGAAATCAAAGAAGCGAATCAAATTGTTGTGGAGAAGGTACGTCCCCTCTATGACTTAGTTAAGGAAGATATTAGCGCGCTGATTGATCTTCAATTAGATATTACAAAACAGGAGTATAGATACCAACAAAACCGCTACGCGACCATTCGCAATATTTTCATCGCCTTGATAATTTTTGTACTGGCACTGGTCGTATTGATCAGCGTCGCGGTCACCCGAGTTGTTTTCAGGCCGCTGGAGAAAGCAGTGGAGATTGCTCGTAGCGTTGCCGCAGGCGATTTTACGCAGCAAATCGAAGTTCGATCGGCGGATGAAATCGGCCAGCTGCTGCAAGCACTGAAAGAAATGAACGATAGTCTGGTGAAGACCGTCGGTCAGTTGCGCGACAGCGAAACGCATGTCCGCGCCATGCTGAATAACCTGATTGAGGGCATCATTACAATTAACGAATATGGTGTGATTGGAACTTTCAACTCCGCCGCCGAGCGCATATTCGGTTACACCGAGGCCGAGGTAGTCGACAAAAATGTTTCCATGCTCATGCCTGCTCCCTACCGCGAGGCGCACGATGGTTATCTTGCCCGCTACCTGCAGACCCGAGAGAAAAACATCATTGGTATCAGCCGCGAGGTGGTGGGGCTGCGCAAGGACGGAACAACCTTCCCCATGGAGCTGGCAGTGATCGAAACGCGCCAGGGTGAACGCCATATATTCACCGGATCCTTACGCGACATTAGCGCGCGTAAGCAGGCTGAGGAACAGAGGGCGCGTCTAATCCACGAACTTGAAAGCACCCATGAAGAATTAAAAAGCTTTGCTTATGTGGTGTCTCATGATCTTAAGGCGCCGTTGCGAGCCATCAGCGCATTGGCAGGTTGGCTTTCCCATGATTACTCGGACAAGTTTGATGAAGAGGGTAAAGAACATATGCGTCTGCTTATTAAAAGGGTATACCGCATGGATAATCTGATTAATGGAATTTTGCAATACTCGCGGGTAGGCCAGGTGAAGGAGAAGGTGATTGCGGTGGACCTCGACCAGCTAGTGCGGGAGGTGCTTGACCTTCTTTCGCCACCGGCCAATATTGTGGTCAGTATTGATAATACTTTGCCGACCGTCATGGCAGAACCGACCCGCATCGAGCAGGTATTTCAGAACTTGCTCTCCAATGCCATCAAATACATGGACAAACCACAGGGCGAAATTCGCATCGCCTGTAGCTCAGAGGATAAGCAGTGGAAATTTATCATCGCCGACAATGGGTCAGGAATTGAGCTGCGGCACTTTGAACGAATCTTCCAGCTGTTCCAGACTTTGGCGCCGCGGGACAGGGTGGAGGGTACTGGCGTCGGCCTTTCCCTGGTGAAAAAAATTGTGGAAATGTATGGTGGTAAGATATGGTTGGAGTCTAAAGTCGGGGAGGGAAGCACGTTTTTCTTCACGCTACCCAAAAGTGTAACAACAGCAAGTTCAAATTAA
- a CDS encoding site-specific recombinase, whose protein sequence is MESVLKKIHATPEETDSTLLIELVDSIRPKNPNVGEVATTNLRALITLLRMHPEYVAALRSYVLALFEKRRHSHLYADIGILSNEGFFTTVWNRFIFRLLPQETRDDYLKDMFGLVFHKHTDYLWVDQIPDEVWIELLKCIDFDAEPSHPGWAKIQEEMLDAVQMLSYRIASTGLEHELVRNYPDIERFESPFLAQNVEVCDYYRAYHAHLSGDPALPDDKHIPVLLQQCEEVLVKVRKQALQNGASISLTYHLQRVNQMIKRLQTLLVLLNPNETTMRSLALLRELVREENRKYSVRDVFTRVTDLVALQVTENAGKTGEHYAAATPGEYFNMLRSSMGAGFIIGFMALIKIGISKMMLAPFTQAFFFSMNYAFGFLLIHVMHFTVATKQPAMTAAMIAATVDQNAALNCKGKAPLDGVVQLIAIVWRTQIVSIFGNVILAIPTGMLIALLSYMAGAPVMSEEKAWHTLHDINPFYSLALVHAAIAGVCLFFAGLISGYYDNKCAYTRIPARLKQLHWLRKLLGEHRLDRFAAYICDNLGALMGNFTFGIMLGSMGMIGFMLGLPFIDVRHVTFSSANFAFALVALDFMVSWQLVAISLLGIALIGIVNLAVSFGLALYVAMKARQVRFNRIGELFQMLGARFVSNPREFFFPPRNGAVLQN, encoded by the coding sequence ATGGAATCTGTACTCAAAAAAATACATGCAACTCCCGAGGAGACTGATTCAACCCTGTTGATTGAACTGGTCGATAGCATTCGGCCGAAGAATCCAAATGTCGGGGAGGTGGCTACGACAAATTTGCGCGCTTTGATCACTTTGTTGAGGATGCACCCAGAATATGTTGCCGCACTGCGGAGCTATGTATTGGCACTATTTGAGAAGCGTCGCCACAGCCATCTCTATGCCGATATCGGCATATTATCTAATGAAGGTTTTTTTACTACAGTCTGGAATCGTTTCATCTTTCGTTTACTACCGCAGGAAACACGTGATGATTACCTGAAGGATATGTTCGGGCTCGTGTTCCATAAGCATACTGATTATCTATGGGTCGATCAGATTCCTGATGAAGTATGGATTGAATTATTGAAATGTATTGATTTTGATGCGGAGCCCTCTCATCCCGGATGGGCAAAAATTCAGGAGGAAATGCTGGATGCAGTTCAGATGCTGTCCTATCGCATTGCATCCACGGGACTTGAACATGAACTGGTGCGTAATTATCCGGATATTGAACGCTTCGAATCTCCGTTTTTAGCGCAGAACGTAGAGGTCTGCGATTATTACCGGGCCTACCATGCTCATCTCAGCGGAGATCCTGCTCTACCTGACGACAAGCATATCCCGGTGTTGCTGCAGCAATGCGAAGAGGTGCTGGTAAAGGTGCGCAAGCAAGCTTTACAAAATGGCGCGAGCATCAGCCTTACATACCATTTGCAGCGCGTGAATCAGATGATCAAGCGGCTGCAAACTTTGCTGGTATTGCTCAACCCGAACGAAACCACGATGCGCAGTTTGGCTTTGCTGCGTGAATTGGTGCGTGAGGAGAATCGCAAGTACAGCGTGCGTGATGTATTTACTCGCGTCACCGATTTGGTGGCTTTGCAGGTTACAGAGAATGCAGGGAAAACCGGTGAACATTATGCTGCCGCGACGCCAGGCGAGTATTTTAATATGCTGCGCTCATCCATGGGAGCGGGTTTTATAATCGGATTTATGGCGCTGATCAAGATCGGGATTAGCAAGATGATGTTAGCGCCTTTTACCCAAGCTTTTTTCTTCAGCATGAACTATGCCTTTGGCTTTTTGCTGATACACGTCATGCATTTTACGGTTGCCACCAAACAACCAGCAATGACTGCGGCGATGATTGCGGCTACGGTTGATCAGAATGCTGCATTGAACTGTAAAGGTAAAGCGCCGCTTGATGGGGTAGTGCAACTCATCGCTATTGTGTGGCGCACCCAGATCGTTTCAATTTTTGGCAATGTGATACTCGCGATTCCAACCGGCATGCTAATTGCGTTGTTAAGCTACATGGCTGGCGCACCGGTGATGTCGGAGGAGAAAGCCTGGCATACATTGCATGATATCAATCCCTTCTATAGCTTGGCTTTGGTTCACGCCGCGATTGCTGGTGTGTGTCTTTTCTTTGCCGGGTTGATCTCTGGTTATTACGACAATAAGTGTGCTTACACTCGAATTCCTGCTCGTTTAAAACAATTGCACTGGTTGCGGAAATTATTAGGAGAGCACCGACTTGACCGCTTTGCAGCTTATATCTGCGACAATCTTGGTGCGTTAATGGGGAATTTTACGTTCGGTATCATGCTCGGTAGCATGGGGATGATTGGCTTTATGCTCGGTCTTCCTTTCATTGATGTGCGTCACGTCACATTTTCGTCAGCCAACTTTGCTTTTGCGTTGGTTGCGCTTGATTTTATGGTGAGTTGGCAGCTAGTAGCAATTTCTCTGTTAGGCATCGCGCTGATCGGGATAGTCAATCTTGCGGTGAGTTTTGGCTTGGCTCTTTATGTCGCGATGAAGGCGCGCCAAGTACGTTTCAATCGTATTGGCGAATTGTTTCAGATGCTGGGGGCTCGCTTTGTGAGTAACCCACGTGAATTTTTCTTTCCTCCCAGAAACGGAGCGGTACTACAAAATTAG
- a CDS encoding AsmA family protein — MKSNGQSFMVLRRLLKWVGGFLLGITLLIVLIIAFFNWNWLRGPIERMATEKTGRQLVINGDLSAHLAWPRPSFRAERITFANPPWAKEKQMVAVDGVEFTIDLSELLRKNVVLPEVRLERPIVFLEQSADGRKNWLLDHDQKNEDSRIHIDHILLDHGRFAYDDPVKKISIQAEISTQGERKDGTAKTGIVFSAKGKFQGLLLAVHGTGGSVLALRDEAMPYPLKIDATIGNTAAQADGTITGLTKISAIDLNLVLRGDSLADLFPLIGVALPETPPYSTKGHLMHSEHKWRYENFAGKTGKSDIAGTLQVDTGGKRPFMQGELVSKVLYLADLGPLIGAKQGSAAKAIKAPASSSDQRVAISVNTRVLPAEPFKTDRWSTMDADVKLRAKSIHRAKALPIEDLVVHLKLRDSVLTLNPLNFGLAGGNLVAVVSLDGKEDPIRAHVKVQAKKLLLGKLLPTVDLSKASIGEINGAFDITGKGNSVAHMLATSNGKLGLVIAGGEISNEMIEIIGLDLWEWLRFKVKGDQPTRIRCGVADFSVKNGVMAANALVLDTVDTNIGGTGTIDFGKETLDLTLNPQPKDVSLVSFRGPIHIRGTLAKPAVQLDKVKLAERGLGAVLLGVINPLLALIPLIETGPGLDSDCGRLIQKTQEPASHKAVVGPRRGSMP, encoded by the coding sequence ATGAAATCCAATGGACAGTCTTTCATGGTGTTGCGCCGTTTGTTGAAATGGGTTGGCGGCTTTTTGCTCGGGATAACCCTGTTGATCGTTCTGATTATTGCGTTTTTCAATTGGAATTGGTTGCGTGGGCCGATAGAGCGTATGGCTACGGAAAAGACGGGTCGTCAATTGGTAATCAATGGCGATTTGTCCGCTCATCTTGCTTGGCCACGACCATCGTTTCGCGCTGAACGCATTACGTTTGCCAATCCGCCATGGGCCAAGGAAAAACAAATGGTTGCAGTTGATGGCGTCGAATTCACCATTGATTTGTCAGAGTTGCTCAGGAAAAACGTGGTGTTGCCCGAAGTGCGTCTTGAGCGTCCAATAGTTTTCCTGGAGCAGAGCGCAGACGGTCGGAAGAACTGGTTGCTTGACCATGATCAGAAGAATGAGGATTCGCGCATCCATATTGACCATATACTACTTGATCACGGGCGATTCGCGTACGACGACCCCGTGAAAAAAATCAGTATCCAGGCAGAAATTTCGACGCAAGGTGAGCGAAAAGATGGCACGGCTAAAACGGGCATTGTTTTCAGTGCCAAGGGGAAGTTCCAAGGCCTTCTACTCGCGGTGCATGGTACGGGCGGGTCGGTGTTAGCCCTGCGTGATGAAGCAATGCCCTATCCATTGAAGATCGATGCCACAATAGGAAATACTGCCGCGCAGGCCGATGGAACAATTACCGGTTTGACCAAAATTTCTGCGATCGATTTGAATCTCGTTTTGCGTGGCGATAGTCTCGCAGATCTTTTTCCATTGATTGGTGTCGCGCTTCCAGAAACTCCCCCCTATTCGACCAAGGGTCACCTGATGCACAGCGAACACAAATGGCGTTATGAAAATTTTGCAGGCAAGACAGGCAAGAGTGACATTGCCGGTACGCTGCAAGTCGATACCGGCGGTAAACGCCCATTCATGCAAGGTGAACTGGTTTCCAAGGTACTCTATCTGGCGGATTTAGGCCCACTGATTGGCGCCAAACAGGGGAGTGCCGCAAAAGCCATAAAGGCTCCTGCTTCGTCGTCTGACCAGCGGGTAGCAATCTCAGTCAATACTCGCGTGTTGCCTGCCGAGCCGTTCAAAACTGACCGTTGGAGCACCATGGATGCGGACGTAAAACTGCGCGCAAAGTCCATCCATCGCGCCAAGGCGCTGCCTATCGAAGATCTGGTAGTTCATCTGAAACTGCGAGATTCCGTGCTGACGCTTAATCCGCTTAACTTTGGCTTGGCTGGCGGTAATCTTGTCGCCGTGGTTTCGCTCGATGGTAAAGAAGATCCGATCCGGGCACATGTTAAAGTTCAAGCAAAAAAACTTTTGCTGGGTAAGTTATTGCCGACGGTCGATTTGTCCAAAGCAAGCATCGGCGAGATCAATGGCGCATTCGATATAACTGGGAAGGGCAACTCGGTAGCGCATATGCTGGCAACCTCAAATGGCAAGCTCGGTCTCGTCATTGCAGGGGGTGAGATCAGTAACGAGATGATTGAAATAATTGGTCTAGATTTGTGGGAATGGCTTAGATTCAAGGTGAAGGGTGATCAGCCCACGCGCATCCGTTGCGGCGTCGCCGATTTTAGCGTCAAGAATGGCGTGATGGCGGCCAATGCGCTGGTTCTCGATACGGTGGACACTAATATCGGTGGCACTGGTACTATCGATTTTGGCAAAGAGACGCTGGATTTGACGTTAAACCCGCAACCAAAAGATGTAAGCTTGGTGTCATTTCGCGGCCCTATTCATATACGCGGGACTTTAGCCAAGCCTGCGGTGCAACTGGACAAGGTCAAACTTGCTGAGCGCGGCTTGGGTGCGGTATTGCTTGGTGTGATTAATCCGTTACTCGCTCTGATCCCTCTTATTGAAACCGGACCAGGCCTGGACAGTGATTGCGGACGGCTTATTCAGAAAACGCAGGAACCCGCGTCGCATAAGGCGGTAGTTGGACCAAGGCGCGGATCTATGCCTTGA